The genomic region CGCAAAAACCCGCCGCATCGTATTTCGCGAGATTACCAAAAACGCGATTCTCAATGCCATCGACTCGCCCCGCGAAATCGACCTGAACTTGGTGAATGCTCAGCAAGCCCGCCGCGTACTCGATCGGCTGGTAGGCTTTGAGTTGAGCCCGGTGCTGTGGAAGAAAATTAAGGCCGGGCTGTCGGCCGGACGGGTACAGTCGGTGGCGGTGCGGTTGGTGGTAGAGCGGGAGCGGGAGATTCAGCAGTTCAGCGTGTCGTCGGCCTACCGCGTGGTGGCCCGTTTTGATGCTGGTCAAGGTGCCGTGCTGGAAGCCGAGCTGCCTACCCGCTTCAAAACCCGCGAGGAGGCCGATGCCTTCCTGACGCGTTGCGTGGGTGCTGCATACACCATTGAGAACTTAGAGAAGAAGCCTGGCAAACGTTCACCGGCGCCGCCTTTCACTACCTCTACTTTGCAGCAGGAAGCATCGCGCAAGCTGGGCTTCTCGGTGGCTCAGACGATGAGCGTAGCACAAAAACTGTATGAGGCCGGCAAGATCAGCTACATGCGTACGGACTCTGTGAACCTATCGGTGGAAGCACTGGCCGGAGCTCAGGCTGAAATCACGCGGGCCTACGGCGCAGAGTACGCGTTTCAGCGTCATTTCAAAACCAAATCGGCTTCGGCCCAGGAAGCCCACGAAGCCATCCGCCCTACCGATTTCTCACTGGCGAAGGCGGGTAGCGACTCGGCCGAGCAGCGCCTCTATGATCTGATTCGGAAACGCGCTATGGCCTCGCAAATGGCCGATGCGCAGATTGAGCGTACAGTCGCCACCATCGGCATCAGCACCCAGCCGGGCACCACGCTCACGGCTACGGGCGAAGTGATTACGTTTGAGGGTTTCCTAAAAGCCTATGCCGAAAGCAAAGACGACGATGATACTGACGCTGATGCGGAGTCGTCGTTTTCGCGCGGCCTACCCCCCCTCACGGTAGGGCAGCGCCTACCCTTGCAGCTGTTGCGAGCCACCGAGCGGTTTTCGCAGCCACCAGCGCGCTACACAGAAGCTTCGCTGGTGAAGAAGCTGGAAGAAATGGGCATTGGGCGCCCATCTACCTATGCGCCTACCATCTCTACCATTCAGAAGCGGGGCTATGCCGAAAAGGACTCCCGCGAGGGCAAGGAGCGCAAGTTTCATGTGCTGACGCTGGACGGCGACGCGGTGAAAACAGAGGTGAAAACCGAAACCTACGGCGCCGACAAAGCCAAGCTGTTTCCGACAGATACAGCCATGATTGTCAACGACTTCCTGGTGGATCACTTCCCCGTGATTGTGGATTATAAGTTCACGGCCAAGGTGGAGGACGAATTCGACCAGATTGCCAACGGCCTGGAGCAGTGGGAGAAGATGATTGGCGACTTCT from Hymenobacter aerilatus harbors:
- the topA gene encoding type I DNA topoisomerase codes for the protein MIKNLVIVESPAKAKTIEGYLGKDFIVKSSFGHVRDLPKDNNAIDIANGFKPTYVVSPDKRELISELKKLSKEAETVWLASDDDREGEAISWHLAETLNLTNAKTRRIVFREITKNAILNAIDSPREIDLNLVNAQQARRVLDRLVGFELSPVLWKKIKAGLSAGRVQSVAVRLVVEREREIQQFSVSSAYRVVARFDAGQGAVLEAELPTRFKTREEADAFLTRCVGAAYTIENLEKKPGKRSPAPPFTTSTLQQEASRKLGFSVAQTMSVAQKLYEAGKISYMRTDSVNLSVEALAGAQAEITRAYGAEYAFQRHFKTKSASAQEAHEAIRPTDFSLAKAGSDSAEQRLYDLIRKRAMASQMADAQIERTVATIGISTQPGTTLTATGEVITFEGFLKAYAESKDDDDTDADAESSFSRGLPPLTVGQRLPLQLLRATERFSQPPARYTEASLVKKLEEMGIGRPSTYAPTISTIQKRGYAEKDSREGKERKFHVLTLDGDAVKTEVKTETYGADKAKLFPTDTAMIVNDFLVDHFPVIVDYKFTAKVEDEFDQIANGLEQWEKMIGDFYGTFHETVERGQDIERSSLGSTRELGTHPETGQKITARLGRFGPYVQIEPREGAPEDEKPVYASLRKGQFIENLTVDEALELFKLPRIVGQYEDKDMTAAVGRFGPYIRHNSKFYSLSKTQDPLSISADEAIALIEAKRKADAERLIKEFPENPEVQVLNGRFGPYIVVGKKNVKIPKGEEPAELTLERCLELAAATPDKPAKGGRFGKKAAPAADVAETADKPAKKAATAKKPAAKKATAKKATGATAKKSAAKAK